From Actinoplanes oblitus, a single genomic window includes:
- a CDS encoding NADPH-dependent FMN reductase, whose amino-acid sequence MPNLMVIIGSTRPGRAGLPIGQWFADFATKHGGFDVQVADLAEIGLPLLADPHHPRLKKYVHQHTWDWSAKVESADAFVIVTPEYNYGYPAAVKNALDHLSQEWAYAPVGFVSYGGIAAGTRAVQQLKQVVTTLRMLPVFESVNIPFHAPLIADGVFTPAGSTEDAATAMLDELVKVEAGVRQLRSGVRAG is encoded by the coding sequence ATGCCCAACCTCATGGTGATCATCGGCTCCACCCGCCCCGGCCGGGCGGGCCTGCCCATCGGCCAGTGGTTCGCCGACTTCGCCACCAAGCACGGCGGCTTCGACGTGCAGGTGGCCGACCTCGCCGAGATCGGCCTGCCGCTGCTGGCCGACCCGCACCACCCGCGGCTGAAGAAGTACGTGCACCAGCACACCTGGGACTGGAGCGCCAAGGTGGAGTCCGCCGACGCGTTCGTGATCGTGACCCCGGAGTACAACTACGGGTATCCGGCCGCGGTGAAGAACGCGCTGGACCACCTGTCGCAGGAGTGGGCGTACGCGCCGGTCGGGTTCGTCTCCTACGGCGGGATCGCGGCCGGCACCCGGGCGGTGCAGCAGCTCAAGCAGGTCGTCACCACGCTGCGGATGCTGCCGGTCTTCGAGAGCGTCAACATCCCGTTCCACGCGCCGTTGATCGCCGACGGGGTGTTCACGCCCGCCGGCTCCACCGAGGACGCGGCGACAGCGATGCTGGACGAGCTGGTCAAGGTGGAGGCCGGGGTGCGGCAGCTGCGGTCCGGGGTCCGGGCGGGCTGA
- a CDS encoding flagellin translates to MYLTGTGSSTAMRIAAYQAQALMAVDQSTARIASSRRFTSFAEDSVAATVEISLRTQRGAATLYLRATQDAVTTADAASAGLQTASDLLIELRNDVLALNAADPASVSAVQEQVDTLTAELTRISATTTAADGTKLLDGSIASTPLSFKVAGTGSASDDVQLTAIAVDAAHLGTGPLKLDSIDFTAGSPTTQSDALAAIDAAQAAVTASLASTGGVSAAMGYHASAIGSQISGLDSGLDTISGLDVAQETVTLTAAQLRAEAASAMLAQVNNLQLSMVRQLLMAP, encoded by the coding sequence ATGTACCTGACCGGAACCGGTAGCAGCACCGCGATGCGTATCGCCGCCTACCAGGCGCAGGCGCTGATGGCTGTCGACCAGTCCACGGCCCGGATCGCCTCCAGCCGACGGTTCACCTCGTTCGCCGAGGACTCGGTGGCCGCCACCGTGGAGATCTCGCTGCGCACCCAGCGGGGCGCGGCCACCCTCTACCTGCGGGCGACGCAGGACGCGGTGACCACAGCGGACGCGGCGTCGGCCGGGCTGCAGACGGCGTCCGACCTGCTCATCGAGCTGCGCAACGACGTCCTAGCGCTGAACGCCGCCGACCCGGCCTCGGTCAGCGCGGTGCAGGAGCAGGTCGACACGCTGACCGCTGAGCTGACCCGGATCAGCGCGACCACCACCGCGGCGGACGGCACGAAGCTGCTCGACGGCTCGATCGCGTCGACCCCGCTGTCGTTCAAGGTCGCCGGCACCGGCAGCGCGTCGGACGACGTCCAGCTGACCGCGATCGCCGTCGACGCCGCCCACCTGGGCACCGGCCCGCTGAAGCTGGACTCCATCGACTTCACCGCCGGCTCGCCGACCACCCAGAGCGATGCCCTGGCGGCGATCGACGCGGCGCAGGCGGCGGTCACCGCGAGCCTCGCCTCGACCGGCGGCGTGTCGGCCGCGATGGGCTACCACGCCTCGGCGATCGGGAGCCAGATCAGCGGGCTCGACTCGGGGCTCGACACGATCAGCGGCCTGGACGTCGCCCAGGAGACCGTCACCCTGACCGCCGCCCAGCTGCGCGCCGAGGCGGCCTCGGCGATGCTGGCCCAGGTCAACAACCTGCAGCTGTCGATGGTGCGGCAGCTGCTGATGGCGCCGTGA
- a CDS encoding carbohydrate ABC transporter permease, translating to MAGRKDSTWGNPIVYVGALLLVGLMLGPVVYIIIGGFRTNSQITTDPAGLPDPWQLDHYTGVLTSGTFWRQVGNSTMVALATTAGVVVLGVMASYVLARYRFRGRGAMYALFAAGLMFPVTVAITPLYILVKTIGLVNTLPGVILPQIAFGLPTTIIILVPFLRAIPKEIEEAAAIDRCSRLGFFWRMVLPLSVPGLITTGILAFVNSWNSYLLPLFILNDPDTFTLPLGVQAFASQYSVDTAKVLAFTSLSMIPALIFFSLFERRIVGGLTGAVKG from the coding sequence ATGGCCGGCAGGAAAGACAGCACCTGGGGCAACCCGATCGTCTACGTCGGCGCCCTGCTGCTGGTCGGCCTGATGCTCGGGCCGGTCGTCTACATCATCATCGGCGGGTTCCGGACCAACTCGCAGATCACCACCGACCCGGCCGGCCTGCCGGACCCGTGGCAGCTGGACCACTACACCGGCGTACTGACCAGCGGTACGTTCTGGCGCCAGGTCGGCAACTCGACGATGGTTGCGCTCGCCACCACCGCCGGTGTGGTCGTACTGGGGGTGATGGCCAGTTACGTGCTGGCGCGATACCGCTTCCGCGGCCGCGGCGCGATGTACGCGCTGTTCGCCGCCGGCCTGATGTTCCCGGTCACCGTCGCCATCACTCCGCTGTACATCCTGGTGAAGACCATCGGGCTGGTGAACACCCTGCCCGGCGTCATCCTCCCGCAGATCGCCTTCGGCCTGCCCACGACGATCATCATCCTGGTCCCGTTCCTGCGCGCGATCCCCAAGGAGATCGAGGAGGCGGCCGCCATCGACAGGTGCAGCCGGCTCGGCTTCTTCTGGCGGATGGTGCTGCCGCTGTCCGTGCCCGGGCTGATCACCACCGGCATCCTGGCGTTCGTCAACAGCTGGAACAGCTACCTGCTGCCACTGTTCATCCTCAACGACCCGGACACCTTCACGCTGCCGCTGGGTGTGCAGGCGTTCGCCTCGCAGTACTCGGTGGACACCGCGAAGGTGCTGGCGTTCACCTCGCTGTCGATGATCCCGGCACTGATCTTCTTCAGCCTCTTCGAGCGCCGCATCGTCGGCGGGCTCACCGGAGCGGTCAAGGGGTGA
- a CDS encoding carbohydrate ABC transporter permease, which produces MAGSFLVADRVRAGGGQQPPPARPRRRGIGWAQRLEIAALSGPAILVFLAFVIFPVLLAAYYGFYKWKGFGPPTNFVGLDNYRTILQDTAFREALWHNGLILVLSLVFQGPIAIGLALLLNQRIRGRSAIRVLIFVPYVIAEVIAGTAWALLLQANGAVNGVLRSMGLGWLAQDWLANPKLALWTLIMILTWKYIGFAVILFLAGMQNIPEELAEAAAVDGASYWQIQRRITLPLLGPTIRIWAFLSIIGALQLFDMVYIIWGQYVASTAGTSTMVTYMVNEGRNASNYGYGSAVAVVLFTVSMTIALLYQRFVLRRDTDGALTGGQ; this is translated from the coding sequence GTGGCCGGCAGCTTCCTGGTGGCCGACCGGGTACGCGCCGGAGGTGGCCAGCAGCCGCCTCCGGCGCGTCCCCGCCGGCGCGGCATCGGCTGGGCGCAGCGCCTGGAGATCGCGGCGCTGTCCGGCCCGGCGATCCTGGTGTTCCTCGCGTTCGTGATCTTCCCGGTGCTGCTGGCCGCCTACTACGGCTTCTACAAGTGGAAGGGCTTCGGGCCGCCGACCAACTTCGTCGGCCTCGACAACTACCGGACCATCCTGCAGGACACCGCGTTCCGCGAGGCCCTGTGGCACAACGGCCTGATCCTGGTCCTCTCGCTGGTGTTCCAGGGGCCGATCGCGATCGGCCTCGCGCTGCTGCTCAACCAGCGGATCCGGGGCCGCTCGGCGATCCGCGTGCTGATCTTCGTGCCGTACGTGATCGCCGAGGTCATCGCCGGGACGGCGTGGGCGCTGCTGCTACAGGCCAACGGCGCGGTCAACGGCGTACTGCGATCGATGGGTCTCGGCTGGCTGGCACAGGACTGGCTGGCGAACCCGAAACTCGCCCTCTGGACCCTGATAATGATCCTGACCTGGAAGTACATCGGGTTCGCGGTGATCCTCTTCCTGGCCGGCATGCAGAACATCCCGGAGGAACTGGCCGAGGCGGCGGCGGTGGACGGCGCGTCCTACTGGCAGATCCAGCGGCGCATCACGCTGCCCCTGCTCGGGCCGACCATCCGGATCTGGGCCTTCTTGTCGATCATCGGCGCGCTGCAGCTGTTCGACATGGTCTACATCATCTGGGGCCAGTACGTGGCGTCCACCGCCGGCACCTCGACGATGGTCACCTACATGGTCAACGAGGGCCGCAACGCGAGCAACTACGGGTACGGCAGCGCGGTCGCCGTCGTGCTGTTCACCGTCTCCATGACCATCGCGCTGCTGTACCAGCGTTTCGTTCTGCGCCGGGACACCGACGGCGCGCTCACCGGAGGACAGTAG
- a CDS encoding ABC transporter substrate-binding protein, with protein MALKRTLAVATTVLALSAVGLAACGGGDDDADAGGNVTMELWQNSTTGPGKAFWEKTVADFQTAHPNVKIKMSSIQNEDLDGKLQTALNSGSAPDIFLQRGGGKMAAMVEAGQLKDITGDISAESKQAVGEAALKTGQIDGKAYAVPVSILPGGLWYSQDLFQKAGVTTPPATIDDLNAAVTKLKANGTPIALGAKDAWPAAHWFYFFALRACSQATLDATAKSKTFDDPCWTKAGEQLKAFADTKPFNEGFLTTSAQQGAGSSAGLLANHKASMELMGAWDPGVIASLTKDTKPLPDLGFFPFPAVPGGQGDPAAVMGGTDGYSCAADAPKECTDFLNYILTKDVQVGFYKGFNSLPVNKEAQAAVTEPYLKAVLDAYNKAPYVSQWLDTLYGQNVGNALNVGVVNLLAGKGDVAGIIQAVNDAAKKG; from the coding sequence ATGGCATTGAAGAGGACCCTCGCCGTCGCCACTACCGTGCTGGCGTTGAGCGCTGTGGGGCTGGCCGCCTGCGGGGGCGGCGACGACGACGCCGACGCGGGCGGCAACGTCACCATGGAGCTGTGGCAGAACTCCACCACCGGTCCGGGCAAGGCGTTCTGGGAGAAGACCGTCGCGGACTTCCAGACCGCCCACCCGAACGTGAAGATCAAAATGTCGTCGATCCAGAACGAGGACCTGGACGGCAAACTGCAGACCGCCCTGAACTCCGGGTCCGCGCCGGACATCTTCCTGCAGCGCGGCGGCGGCAAGATGGCCGCCATGGTCGAGGCCGGCCAGCTCAAGGACATCACCGGCGACATCAGCGCGGAGAGCAAGCAGGCGGTGGGCGAGGCCGCCCTGAAGACCGGGCAGATCGACGGCAAGGCGTACGCCGTACCGGTCTCGATCCTGCCCGGCGGGCTCTGGTACAGCCAGGACCTGTTCCAGAAGGCCGGCGTCACCACTCCCCCGGCGACGATCGACGACCTCAACGCCGCGGTGACCAAGCTGAAGGCCAACGGCACACCGATCGCCCTGGGTGCCAAGGACGCCTGGCCGGCCGCCCACTGGTTCTACTTCTTCGCCCTGCGCGCCTGCAGCCAGGCCACCCTGGACGCCACCGCCAAGAGCAAGACCTTCGACGACCCGTGCTGGACGAAGGCGGGTGAGCAGCTCAAGGCGTTCGCCGACACCAAGCCGTTCAACGAGGGGTTCCTGACCACCTCGGCGCAGCAGGGCGCGGGCAGCTCGGCCGGCCTGCTGGCCAACCACAAGGCGAGCATGGAACTGATGGGCGCCTGGGACCCCGGCGTGATCGCGTCGCTGACCAAGGACACCAAGCCGCTGCCCGACCTCGGCTTCTTCCCGTTCCCGGCGGTTCCCGGCGGGCAGGGCGACCCGGCCGCGGTGATGGGCGGCACGGACGGCTACTCGTGCGCGGCGGACGCCCCGAAGGAGTGCACCGACTTCCTCAACTACATCCTGACCAAGGATGTGCAGGTGGGCTTCTACAAGGGCTTCAACTCGCTGCCGGTCAACAAGGAGGCCCAGGCGGCGGTCACCGAGCCGTACCTCAAGGCGGTCCTCGACGCCTACAACAAGGCGCCGTACGTCTCGCAGTGGCTCGACACCCTCTACGGGCAGAACGTCGGCAACGCCCTGAACGTCGGCGTGGTGAACCTGCTGGCCGGCAAGGGTGACGTCGCCGGGATCATCCAGGCCGTGAACGACGCGGCCAAGAAGGGCTGA
- a CDS encoding alpha-N-arabinofuranosidase gives MTIDAVVNLDLDGPRISRHLYGHFAEHLGRCVYGGFYVGEDSALAHEGGIRLDVVQALRDLGIPNLRWPGGCFADEYHWRDGIGPKDRRPVMVNTHWGGVEENNHFGTHEFMALCELLGAEPYISGNVGSGTVREMSEWVEYLTRGGDSPMARLRAANGRAEPWRVRFWGLGNEAWGCGGNMTAEHYAQEARRYGTYCRDHGDNRLYKIAAGANGGDYAWTETLMRQIGHLGCQHIDGTPYHALSLHYYTITGPTWEDKGSATAFSTDEYYATMVSAARVEELIAGHAAVMDCYDRARTIGLVLDEWGTWFDVEPGTNPGFLYQQNTLRDALVASVHFDVFHRYADRLVMANIAQTVNVLQAMILTDPDSDAMVRTPTYHVFAMNRGHHDATSLRVDLRTAPPSRRVGDATLTTVSMSASRKDGRLLVSLSNLDAAEPADVTIDLRGGTVEAVAARILTSGAVQDHNTPQAPETVAPQPYDGASVTGGKLSVHLPPHSFVTVSGAL, from the coding sequence ATGACCATCGACGCCGTCGTCAATCTGGACCTCGACGGACCCCGGATCAGCAGGCACCTCTACGGGCACTTCGCCGAACATCTGGGTCGCTGCGTGTACGGCGGGTTCTACGTCGGCGAGGACTCCGCGCTGGCGCACGAGGGCGGCATCCGCCTGGATGTGGTGCAGGCGCTGCGCGACCTGGGCATCCCGAACCTGCGCTGGCCGGGCGGGTGCTTCGCCGACGAGTACCACTGGCGCGACGGCATCGGCCCGAAGGATCGGCGGCCGGTCATGGTGAACACGCACTGGGGCGGGGTCGAGGAGAACAACCACTTCGGCACGCACGAGTTCATGGCGCTCTGCGAACTGCTCGGCGCCGAGCCGTACATCAGCGGGAACGTCGGCTCGGGCACGGTCCGCGAGATGAGCGAGTGGGTGGAGTACCTGACCCGCGGCGGTGACTCACCGATGGCCCGGCTGCGCGCGGCCAACGGGCGCGCCGAACCGTGGCGGGTCCGGTTCTGGGGACTGGGCAACGAGGCGTGGGGCTGCGGCGGGAACATGACGGCTGAGCACTACGCGCAGGAGGCCCGCCGGTACGGCACCTACTGCCGCGACCACGGCGACAACCGGCTCTACAAGATCGCCGCGGGTGCCAACGGCGGCGATTACGCCTGGACCGAGACGCTGATGCGGCAGATCGGGCACCTGGGCTGTCAGCACATCGACGGTACGCCCTACCACGCGCTGTCCCTGCACTACTACACGATCACCGGGCCCACCTGGGAGGACAAGGGTTCCGCCACGGCGTTCTCCACCGACGAGTACTACGCGACGATGGTGTCCGCGGCGCGCGTCGAGGAGCTGATCGCCGGGCACGCGGCGGTGATGGACTGTTACGACCGGGCCAGGACCATCGGGCTGGTCCTCGACGAGTGGGGCACCTGGTTCGACGTCGAGCCGGGCACCAATCCCGGCTTCCTGTACCAGCAGAACACCCTGCGCGACGCGCTGGTGGCGAGCGTGCACTTCGACGTCTTCCACAGGTACGCCGACCGCCTCGTGATGGCCAACATCGCGCAGACGGTGAACGTGCTGCAGGCCATGATCCTGACCGACCCCGACTCGGACGCGATGGTCCGCACCCCGACCTACCACGTCTTCGCGATGAACCGCGGGCATCACGACGCGACCTCGCTGCGCGTGGACCTGCGCACCGCGCCGCCGTCGCGCCGGGTCGGTGACGCCACGCTCACCACCGTGTCGATGTCGGCCAGTCGCAAGGACGGCCGGCTGCTGGTGTCGCTGTCGAACCTGGACGCCGCCGAGCCCGCCGACGTGACCATCGACCTGCGCGGCGGGACCGTCGAGGCGGTCGCCGCGCGGATCCTGACGTCCGGCGCGGTCCAGGACCACAACACGCCGCAGGCGCCCGAGACGGTCGCGCCCCAGCCGTACGACGGGGCGTCGGTGACTGGCGGCAAGCTCTCGGTGCACCTGCCGCCGCACTCGTTCGTCACCGTCAGCGGTGCGCTGTGA